A genomic region of Ornithorhynchus anatinus isolate Pmale09 chromosome 7, mOrnAna1.pri.v4, whole genome shotgun sequence contains the following coding sequences:
- the C7H1orf74 gene encoding UPF0739 protein C1orf74 homolog, which produces MPSREPGSLSRASWPAPAPPMLVAAAQRALGSKKKRGLAPSACLHLAAELLAVAVSLKPAVLYDLNAAGATQIQNYVGALQGLGFLPPGLHILEVAGSVLVLSLEGTRRHLERVLGGRSPTALVDVSATLACPALCPQDRLGEIQRLVTELLSHLKGQERVPPMPVSHSELPSADWNLCTMFGVLLGYPIPYVFSAEEGYDHCLSLTPLRVFTAQASCCRIGGSPRVKLYSFSVPESLYPILKERLDAWEQKLKAQAQDQTDFANLSISTEVVTLAAVAL; this is translated from the coding sequence ATGCCATCCCGGGAGCCCGGGAGCCTCTCCCGGGCCTCCTGGCCAGCGCCGGCTCCTCCCATGCTGGTGGCCGCGGCTCAGCGGGCCCTGGGCTCCAAGAAGAAGAGAGGCTTGGCTCCCTCGGCCTGCCTGCACTTGGCCGCAGAGCTGCTGGCTGTGGCCGTGAGCCTGAAGCCGGCGGTGCTGTACGATCTCAACGCCGCAGGGGCCACCCAAATCCAGAACTACGTCGGGGCCCTGCAGGGGCTGGGCTTCCTGCCCCCGGGGCTGCACATCCTGGAAGTCGCGGGGTCCGTCCTGGTCCTCAGTCTGGAGGGGACCCGCCGGCACCTGGAGCGGGTGTTGGGTGGGCGCAGCCCCACGGCCTTGGTTGACGTGTCCGCTACCTTggcctgccctgccctctgccctcaggACCGTCTTGGGGAAATCCAGAGGCTCGTGACTGAGCTCCTGAGCCAcctgaaggggcaggagagggtccCCCCCATGCCCGTCTCCCACAGTGAACTCCCCTCTGCAGACTGGAACCTGTGCACGATGTTTGGGGTGCTCCTGGGGTACCCCATCCCCTACGTCTTCTCTGCGGAAGAAGGCTACGACCACTGCCTCTCTCTGACCCCGCTCCGGGTGTTCACCGCCCAGGCCTCCTGCTGCCGGATTGGGGGCTCCCCCAGGGTCAAGCTCTATTCCTTCAGCGTCCCCGAGAGCCTgtaccccatcctcaaggagcggCTAGATGCCTGGGAGCAAAAGCTGAAGGCCCAAGCCCAGGACCAGACCGATTTTGCCAATCTCAGCATTTCCACCGAAGTGGTCACGTTGGCAGCCGTGGCTCTCTGA